The Candida dubliniensis CD36 chromosome 5, complete sequence genome has a window encoding:
- a CDS encoding mitochondrial 37S ribosomal protein YMR31 (Similar to S. cerevisiae YMR31;~spliced gene), which yields MKTAIRLLKYVQSIKFVGGPHPAPKPHAAGPHPLAPEGLVPSGLNSAKSSTYHNSNPVEPQNGEFFARSELSARFRYRPIKAEEIEQVESGGAEFVF from the exons ATGAAAACTGCCATTAGACTATTAAAATACgttcaatcaataaaatttgtGGGTGGACCACATCCAGCACCAA AACCACATGCTGCAGGACCTCATCCATTGGCTCCAGAAGGATTAGTACCAAGCGGTTTAAACTCAGCTAAATCAAGTACATATCACAATAGCAATCCAGTTGAACCTCAAAATGGCGAATTTTTTGCAAGAAGTGAATTATCCGCTAGATTTAGATATAGACCTATAAAGGCAGAGGAGATCGAACAAGTTGAAAGTGGAGGAGCTGAGTTTgttttctaa